A region of Ornithorhynchus anatinus isolate Pmale09 chromosome 5, mOrnAna1.pri.v4, whole genome shotgun sequence DNA encodes the following proteins:
- the LINGO1 gene encoding leucine-rich repeat and immunoglobulin-like domain-containing nogo receptor-interacting protein 1 isoform X1, with amino-acid sequence MDHREQGDLSPGPNKRTPARRRHGRKRLGGRLNPNPVRERMVSVEASMQTSVLACWQPVLLLVLASVLSGSATGCPPRCECAPQERAVLCHRKRFVAVPEGIPTETRHLDLGKNRIKTLNQDEFAHFPHLEELELNENVVSTIEPGAFNNLFGLRSLGLRSNRLKLIPLGVFTGLSNLTRLDISENKIVILLDYMFQDLTSLRSLEVGDNDLVYISHRAFSGLGGLERLTLEKCNLTSVPTEALSHLHGLVELRLRHLNIQAVRDYSFKRLYRLKVLEISHWPFLDTMTPNSLYGLNLTSLSVTHCNLTAVPYVAVRHLVYLRLLNLSYNPIRAVEGSMLPDLLRLQEVHLAGGGRLAAVEPHAFRGLNHLRVLNVSGNQLTTLEESAFHSVGNLETLILDGNPLACDCRLLWIFRRRWRLNFHRRQPACAAPEAVQGREFKDFPDVLPPAYFTCRRARIRDRRPQRVQVDEGHTVQFVCRADGDPPPAILWLSPRKHLVSPKTTGRLTVFPDGTLEVRYAQLRDNGTYLCVASNAGGNDTLAAHLHVRGYSPDWPARTNKTFAFIANQPDESDANSTRATVPFPFDIKTLIIATTMGFISFLGVVLFCLVLLFLWSRGKGNTKHNIEIEYVPRKADAGAGGSANADAPRKFNMKMI; translated from the coding sequence GTGAGAGAGAGGATGGTCAGCGTGGAGGCGAGCATGCAGACCTCCGTCCTGGCCTGCTGGCAGCCGGTCCTCCTCCTGGTGCTGGCTTCGGTCCTGTCGGGCTCCGCCACGGGCTGCCCGCCCCGCTGCGAGTGCGCCCCCCAGGAGCGGGCCGTGCTGTGCCACCGGAAGCGGTTCGTGGCCGTGCCCGAGGGCATCCCGACGGAGACCCGGCACCTGGACCTGGGCAAGAACCGCATCAAGACGCTCAACCAGGACGAGTTCGCCCACTTCCCTCACCTGGAGGAGCTGGAGCTGAACGAGAACGTGGTGAGCACCATCGAGCCGGGGGCCTTCAACAACCTGTTCGGCCTGCGCAGCCTGGGCCTCCGGAGCAACCGGCTGAAGCTCATCCCCCTGGGGGTCTTCACGGGGCTGAGCAACCTGACCCGGCTGGACATCAGCGAGAACAAGATCGTCATCCTGCTGGACTACATGTTCCAGGACCTGACCAGCCTGCGGTCGCTGGAGGTGGGGGACAACGACCTGGTGTACATCTCCCACCGGGCCTTCAGTGGGCTGGGCGGGCTGGAGCGGCTGACGCTGGAGAAGTGCAACCTGACCTCGGTCCCCACGGAGGCGCTGTCGCACCTGCACGGCCTGGTGGAGCTGCGCCTCCGCCACCTGAACATCCAGGCGGTCCGGGACTATTCCTTCAAGCGCCTGTACCGACTCAAGGTCCTGGAGATCTCCCACTGGCCCTTCCTGGACACCATGACGCCCAACTCCCTGTACGGCCTCAACCTGACCTCGCTGTCCGTCACCCACTGCAACCTGACAGCCGTGCCCTACGTGGCCGTGCGCCACCTGGTCTACCTGCGCCTGCTGAACCTGTCCTACAACCCCATCCGGGCCGTGGAGGGCTCCATGCTCCCCGACCTGCTGCGTCTCCAGGAGGTACAcctggcgggcggcgggcggctggCCGCCGTGGAGCCCCATGCCTTCCGCGGCCTCAACCACCTGCGCGTTCTCAACGTGTCGGGCAACCAGCTGACCACGCTGGAGGAGTCGGCCTTCCACTCGGTCGGCAACCTGGAGACACTGATCCTGGACGGCAACCCGCTGGCCTGCGACTGCCGCCTGCTCTGGATCTTCCGCCGCCGTTGGCGCCTCAACTTCCACCGGCGCCAGCCCGCCTGTGCTGCCCCGGAGGCGGTCCAGGGCCGCGAGTTCAAGGACTTCCCCGACGTGCTGCCGCCCGCCTACTTCACCTGTCGTCGGGCCCGGATCCGCGACCGCCGGCCGCAGCGGGTGCAGGTGGACGAGGGCCACACCGTGCAGTTCGTCTGCCGGGCCGACGGCGACCCGCCCCCCGCCATCCTCTGGCTCTCCCCGCGCAAGCACCTGGTCTCCCCAAAGACCACCGGCCGGCTGACCGTCTTCCCCGACGGGACCCTGGAGGTGCGTTACGCCCAGCTCCGTGACAACGGCACCTACCTGTGCGTGGCCAGCAACGCCGGTGGCAACGACACCCTGGCCGCCCACCTGCACGTGCGCGGCTACTCCCCGGACTGGCCGGCCCGGACCAACAAGACCTTCGCCTTCATCGCCAACCAGCCCGACGAGAGCGACGCCAACAGCACGCGCGCCACCGTGCCTTTCCCCTTCGACATCAAGACGCTCATCATCGCCACCACCATGGGCTTCATCTCCTTCCTGGGCGTGGTGCTCTTCTGCCTGgtgctcctcttcctctggagCCGCGGCAAGGGCAACACCAAGCACAACATCGAGATTGAGTACGTGCCGCGTAAGGCGGACGCCGGCGCCGGGGGCTCGGCCAATGCCGACGCACCCCGCAAGTTCAACATGAAGATGATCTGA
- the LINGO1 gene encoding leucine-rich repeat and immunoglobulin-like domain-containing nogo receptor-interacting protein 1 isoform X2: MVSVEASMQTSVLACWQPVLLLVLASVLSGSATGCPPRCECAPQERAVLCHRKRFVAVPEGIPTETRHLDLGKNRIKTLNQDEFAHFPHLEELELNENVVSTIEPGAFNNLFGLRSLGLRSNRLKLIPLGVFTGLSNLTRLDISENKIVILLDYMFQDLTSLRSLEVGDNDLVYISHRAFSGLGGLERLTLEKCNLTSVPTEALSHLHGLVELRLRHLNIQAVRDYSFKRLYRLKVLEISHWPFLDTMTPNSLYGLNLTSLSVTHCNLTAVPYVAVRHLVYLRLLNLSYNPIRAVEGSMLPDLLRLQEVHLAGGGRLAAVEPHAFRGLNHLRVLNVSGNQLTTLEESAFHSVGNLETLILDGNPLACDCRLLWIFRRRWRLNFHRRQPACAAPEAVQGREFKDFPDVLPPAYFTCRRARIRDRRPQRVQVDEGHTVQFVCRADGDPPPAILWLSPRKHLVSPKTTGRLTVFPDGTLEVRYAQLRDNGTYLCVASNAGGNDTLAAHLHVRGYSPDWPARTNKTFAFIANQPDESDANSTRATVPFPFDIKTLIIATTMGFISFLGVVLFCLVLLFLWSRGKGNTKHNIEIEYVPRKADAGAGGSANADAPRKFNMKMI; this comes from the coding sequence ATGGTCAGCGTGGAGGCGAGCATGCAGACCTCCGTCCTGGCCTGCTGGCAGCCGGTCCTCCTCCTGGTGCTGGCTTCGGTCCTGTCGGGCTCCGCCACGGGCTGCCCGCCCCGCTGCGAGTGCGCCCCCCAGGAGCGGGCCGTGCTGTGCCACCGGAAGCGGTTCGTGGCCGTGCCCGAGGGCATCCCGACGGAGACCCGGCACCTGGACCTGGGCAAGAACCGCATCAAGACGCTCAACCAGGACGAGTTCGCCCACTTCCCTCACCTGGAGGAGCTGGAGCTGAACGAGAACGTGGTGAGCACCATCGAGCCGGGGGCCTTCAACAACCTGTTCGGCCTGCGCAGCCTGGGCCTCCGGAGCAACCGGCTGAAGCTCATCCCCCTGGGGGTCTTCACGGGGCTGAGCAACCTGACCCGGCTGGACATCAGCGAGAACAAGATCGTCATCCTGCTGGACTACATGTTCCAGGACCTGACCAGCCTGCGGTCGCTGGAGGTGGGGGACAACGACCTGGTGTACATCTCCCACCGGGCCTTCAGTGGGCTGGGCGGGCTGGAGCGGCTGACGCTGGAGAAGTGCAACCTGACCTCGGTCCCCACGGAGGCGCTGTCGCACCTGCACGGCCTGGTGGAGCTGCGCCTCCGCCACCTGAACATCCAGGCGGTCCGGGACTATTCCTTCAAGCGCCTGTACCGACTCAAGGTCCTGGAGATCTCCCACTGGCCCTTCCTGGACACCATGACGCCCAACTCCCTGTACGGCCTCAACCTGACCTCGCTGTCCGTCACCCACTGCAACCTGACAGCCGTGCCCTACGTGGCCGTGCGCCACCTGGTCTACCTGCGCCTGCTGAACCTGTCCTACAACCCCATCCGGGCCGTGGAGGGCTCCATGCTCCCCGACCTGCTGCGTCTCCAGGAGGTACAcctggcgggcggcgggcggctggCCGCCGTGGAGCCCCATGCCTTCCGCGGCCTCAACCACCTGCGCGTTCTCAACGTGTCGGGCAACCAGCTGACCACGCTGGAGGAGTCGGCCTTCCACTCGGTCGGCAACCTGGAGACACTGATCCTGGACGGCAACCCGCTGGCCTGCGACTGCCGCCTGCTCTGGATCTTCCGCCGCCGTTGGCGCCTCAACTTCCACCGGCGCCAGCCCGCCTGTGCTGCCCCGGAGGCGGTCCAGGGCCGCGAGTTCAAGGACTTCCCCGACGTGCTGCCGCCCGCCTACTTCACCTGTCGTCGGGCCCGGATCCGCGACCGCCGGCCGCAGCGGGTGCAGGTGGACGAGGGCCACACCGTGCAGTTCGTCTGCCGGGCCGACGGCGACCCGCCCCCCGCCATCCTCTGGCTCTCCCCGCGCAAGCACCTGGTCTCCCCAAAGACCACCGGCCGGCTGACCGTCTTCCCCGACGGGACCCTGGAGGTGCGTTACGCCCAGCTCCGTGACAACGGCACCTACCTGTGCGTGGCCAGCAACGCCGGTGGCAACGACACCCTGGCCGCCCACCTGCACGTGCGCGGCTACTCCCCGGACTGGCCGGCCCGGACCAACAAGACCTTCGCCTTCATCGCCAACCAGCCCGACGAGAGCGACGCCAACAGCACGCGCGCCACCGTGCCTTTCCCCTTCGACATCAAGACGCTCATCATCGCCACCACCATGGGCTTCATCTCCTTCCTGGGCGTGGTGCTCTTCTGCCTGgtgctcctcttcctctggagCCGCGGCAAGGGCAACACCAAGCACAACATCGAGATTGAGTACGTGCCGCGTAAGGCGGACGCCGGCGCCGGGGGCTCGGCCAATGCCGACGCACCCCGCAAGTTCAACATGAAGATGATCTGA